Sequence from the Rhizomicrobium sp. genome:
GAGGACGTGCGCGAGGCCGGCGTCGCGCAGGGCCTGCTCGTCCGCGTCGGAGATCGCGGCGCGGTCGCCGGTGATCAGCGCCGAGGCGATACCGCCGGTGCTGCCGGGAAGCACTTCGTGGATGCGCGCCGTCATCCGTGTACGGAGCGTCTCGACGAACAGGTGCCAGCGGTCGCTCAAGGAGGGCTCGCCCAGCGGCGCGATGGGCTTGGGCCGGCCATAGGCATAGCCGACGCCGCCGAGGCGCAGGTAATAGGCGGCGCGGCCGAAATCATAGGCCCCCGGCGCGGCCGGGGCCGGCGGCGGCATCAAGACGGCGGTAACGTGCACCCAGGAGCCGGGCGGCGGCAGCGGCGTGTCGGCGCGCACCGAGATGCGCACCCGGGCGGGCGTCGTGCCGGGCGTGAAACGCTTGCCGCGGATGTCGCCCAGGACGAAGCGGATACCCTTGCCGTGCAGCTCGGCCGCCTCGATCCGGCCGTCGATCCCGAGGGGACCGATGCGCTGCGCGAGAACCGGCGCGGAGACGATCTCGGTGCGCAGTTTCGCGAGCGCAAATCCGAACGTGATTGCGGCGAGCGCGGCAAGGAGAATCCGCAGCGCGGCGTTCTGCGTGCCGGACACGCCGAAGATCGCCGCAACCGTGGCGAGCGCGGCAACGCCGGCCCAGGCCGGCGACGGCTCGAACGGGAGCGCGAAATAGACGCCGATGCCCGCGCCGAGGCCGGCCGGCAGCCAGAGCGGCCAGCGGTCGCGCTCGGCCAGCGCGGCGCGGCCGAGCGCGGCGAAGGCGCCGCCGAGAAGCGCGATCCAGCGCGCCGGAGCGGGCCACGCGCCGGCGGGCACGAAACGGCGAAAAGGGAGGAACCGGCCTGCTGTTCCCACACGGGTAACCGTTTGCTAGAAGCTCGCCGCAAACGCCGGCCACACCTCCAAGCCAAGCATAATGACCCAGAACAAGAAACCCGTCCTGCGCTTCGCGCCCTCGCCCACCGGCTACCTGCATATCGGCGGGGCGCGGACGGCGCTGTTCAACTGGCTCTACGCCCGGCATACCGGCGGCAGTTTCCTGCTGCGCATCGAGGACACCGACCGCGAGCGCTCGACCCCGCAGGCGGTGGACGCGATCCTGAAGGGCATGGCGTGGCTGGGCCTCGAATGGGACGGCCAGACCGTCTACCAGTTCGCCCGCGCCGACCGGCACCGCGCCGTTGCCGAGCAGTTGCTCGCCGAGGGCAAAGCCTATCGCTGCTTCGCCACCGCCGACGAGCTGACCCAGATGCGCGAGGCGCAGAAGGCCGCCGGCCAGCCGATGCGCTATGACGGGCGCTGGCGCGACCGCGATCCTTCCGAGGGCGGTGGCAAGCCTTTCGTCGTCCGTTTGAAGGCGCGGCAGACCGGCGAGACCGTGGTGCACGACAAGGTGCTGGGCGATGTGACGTTCCAGAACGACCAGCTCGACGACATGGTGCTGCTGCGCAGCGACGGCAATCCGACCTATATGCTGGCGGTGGTGGTCGACGACTATGACATGGGCGTGACCCATGTCATTCGCGGCGCCGATCACCTGAACAACGCCGCGCGGCAGCTCCAGATCATCGAGCAGATGGGCTGGCCGGTGCCGGTCTATGCCCATGTGCCGCTGATCCATGGGCCCGACGGCGCCAAGCTGTCGAAGCGCCACGGCGCGCTGGCGGTCGATGCCTATCGCGACATGGGCTATCTGCCCGAGACGATGCGCAACTATCTGCTGCGGCTGGGCTGGAGCCATGGCGACAGCGAGACGATCTCGACCGAGCAGGCGATCGAATGGTTCAACCTGGAGAGCATCGGCAAGAGCCCGGCGCGGATGGACTTCAAGAAACTCGACAATCTGAACGGCCACTACATCCGCCAGTCGAGCGACGCGGCGCTGACCGCCGAGGTCGTGGCGCTCCTGGACCACAAGGTGCCACCGCAGCCGCTGAGCATGGAGGCGCGCGAGCGGCTGACCCGGGCGATGCCGGGCCTGAAGGAGCGGGCCAAGACCATCGTCGAGCTCGCGGCCGCCGCCGACTTTCTGTACACGGATGGTCCGCGCACGCTGGACGCCGCGGCGGAGAAATTGTTGACGCCGGACGCGCGCGCCACGCTCGGCAAAATGCTGCCGGCGCTGGAGGCGACGGACTGGTCGGGGCCGGCGCTGGAGGCGGCCGCGCGGATGTTTGCAGAGAGTGCCGGGCTCAAGCTCGGCCAGGTGGCGCAGCCCTTGCGCGCCGCGATCACCGGCAAGGCGTCGTCGCCGCCTTTGTTCGATACCATGGCCCTCCTGGGACGGGACGAATCCCTCACCCGGCTAAGGGCTTATGCCGGCTGATGCGCCGGTAGGCAGCGACAAAATACAGGCAGGACAGGTGACGCGGTTAACCTGCCCGCCTATACTTGCTGCACTGCGACATAGCCCGGTCGGCCCCGCGCCGGACCCCAAGGAGCCAACGATGAGAGAGAGCAAGATCAAGCCCGCCGGCTCAGCCACCCTGACCTACAAGAACAAGGACTATAAGCTGCCGACCTTCGCCGGCACCGAAGGCCCCGAGGTCATCGACATCCGCAAGCTCTATGGCGACGCGGACGTCTTCACCTACGATCCCGGCTTCACCTCGACGGCAAGCTGCGAGAGCGACATCACCTTCATCGACGGCGACAAGGGCATCCTGCTCTATCGCGGCTATTCGATCGATCAGCTCGCGGAGCATTCCGATTTCCTCGAGGTCTGCTATCTGCTGCTGCACGGCGAGCTGCCGGACAAGGCGGAGAAGACCGCGTTCGACCGCTCGATCACCATGCACACGATGGTGCATGAGCAGCTGGCGCAGTTCTTCCGCGGCTTTCGGCGCGACGCGCATCCGATGGCGGTGATGTGCGGCGTGGTCGGGGCGCTCAGCGCCTTCTATCACGACTCCACCGACATCAACGATCCCAAGCAGCGCGAGATCGCCAGCCACCGGCTGATCGCCAAGATGCCGACGCTGGCGGCGATGGCCTACAAGTACACGATGGGCCAGCCCTTCGTGTATCCGCGCAACGACCTCGGCTACACCGAGAACTTCCTGCGCATGACCTTCTCTGTGCCGGCCGAGGAGTACAAGGTGAACCCGGTGCTGGCCAAGGCGCTGGACACGATCTTCATCCTGCACGCCGATCACGAACAGAACGCCTCGACCTCGACGGTGCGGCTCGCCGGCTCGTCGGGCGCCAATCCCTTCGCCTGCATCGCGGCAGGCATCGCGTGCCTGTGGGGCCCGGCGCATGGCGGCGCCAACGAGGCGGCGCTGAAGATGCTGGAGGAGATCGGCACGGTCGACCGCATTCCGGAGTACATCCGCAAGGCGAAGGACCCGAACGACAATTTCCGCCTGTCGGGCTTCGGCCACCGCGTCTACAAGAACTACGATCCGCGCGCCAAGGCGATGCAGATCCAGTGCCACAAGGTGCTGGACGAGGTCGGGCATGGCGACGATCCGACGCTCAAGGTCGCGATGGAGCTGGAGCGCATCGCGCTGCAGGACGAGTATTTCGTCAGCCGCAAGCTCTATCCCAACATCGACTTCTATTCCGGCATCACGCTGCGGGCGCTGGGCTTTCCGACCAGCATGTTCACCGCGCTCTTTGCCCTGGCGCGGACCGTCGGCTGGATCGCGCAGTGGAAGGAGATGCTGGAGGACCCGCACCAGAAGATCGGACGGCCGCGGCAGATCTACACCGGCAAGGGCCTGCGCGATTACGTGCCGCTGACGAAGCGATAGGTCCATCCGCGCGAACGCCGCCGGATGGCCATCCGGCGGCGATTGCGGCGGCCGCAAGCTACGCAGCAGGCCAGCGGACGGCGGACGCCGACCGACAGGCACATTCGCTTCGACCTCCACGGTCCGTGCGATGGGGGTGGGGCTTCCGATCCAGCGCCGGAACGCACCCGCCCTCTTCGCGTGGGTGCCTGCGACCGCGCACCCCGACCTGTCTGTTGACTCGCAGCCACGTTGGATCGGCACTTTCGGCCGGTCCCGGCGAAAGACGGACATGGCCGTCGCTCCAAAACCACAGCGTGGCAGGTATGCAACTATAGATTGTAGTTCAAGGGGTGAGATGGGAACTTTTTCTGACAAAATATCAACTACGGCGTCTCCACCCTGGCGGTAGGATTATTATCAGGCGTAGCATTTGGCGAGAAGGGGTACCGAACCTTTTAAGGAATCTTCGCCATGCCTTTGCAAATCGTCAGAGTCTCTTTTTGTCGGCCCGGAGATTCGAGCCCAACGAATCGCCACTATCCCGTTCCCGCCGAGACGCCAGACAAGGCGCTTGAAATCGTGAAAGCTTGGAAGCCCTTTACACTCGCGAGCGTTCCGGGGGTGCAGTTCGGACATGTTCCTGGGAGCATATTCAAGGTAACTGGCACCGCGTATTTCTAGCGGTCACGCCTCAACGAGAAATGCGCTGGCTTGCGCATATAACTGTCATCCCCGGCCGAGCATCACGAAGTGATGCGAGGGGAACGGGACCCAGGCGGTTACGCCGGGCCGGTGTTGGGGTTTTGACTCGGACCATTCTGTCGACACCGTTCGCGTTGCAACGCCTAGGTCCCCTTCCCTCGCCGCGCTGCGCACGGCTCGCCGGGGATGACAGCGAGCCTTATTTTGCGCCGGTGCGGCGCTCTCGCGTGCGTACGAAATCAACGATGGCGTGCGCCGCTCTTAGCGATGGTGCTTCGCTGCCTTCGCCCAATAGCTTCGCGACCTCGTCCAGGTCGGCGACCTGACGCGCGGCGGACGCCTTGTCCGTCAGCAGCGGCGTCACCGCTTCGGCCAGCGCCTGCGGCGTCGCCTTGTGCTGGAGCAGTT
This genomic interval carries:
- the gltX gene encoding glutamate--tRNA ligase, with translation MTQNKKPVLRFAPSPTGYLHIGGARTALFNWLYARHTGGSFLLRIEDTDRERSTPQAVDAILKGMAWLGLEWDGQTVYQFARADRHRAVAEQLLAEGKAYRCFATADELTQMREAQKAAGQPMRYDGRWRDRDPSEGGGKPFVVRLKARQTGETVVHDKVLGDVTFQNDQLDDMVLLRSDGNPTYMLAVVVDDYDMGVTHVIRGADHLNNAARQLQIIEQMGWPVPVYAHVPLIHGPDGAKLSKRHGALAVDAYRDMGYLPETMRNYLLRLGWSHGDSETISTEQAIEWFNLESIGKSPARMDFKKLDNLNGHYIRQSSDAALTAEVVALLDHKVPPQPLSMEARERLTRAMPGLKERAKTIVELAAAADFLYTDGPRTLDAAAEKLLTPDARATLGKMLPALEATDWSGPALEAAARMFAESAGLKLGQVAQPLRAAITGKASSPPLFDTMALLGRDESLTRLRAYAG
- the gltA gene encoding citrate synthase, with amino-acid sequence MRESKIKPAGSATLTYKNKDYKLPTFAGTEGPEVIDIRKLYGDADVFTYDPGFTSTASCESDITFIDGDKGILLYRGYSIDQLAEHSDFLEVCYLLLHGELPDKAEKTAFDRSITMHTMVHEQLAQFFRGFRRDAHPMAVMCGVVGALSAFYHDSTDINDPKQREIASHRLIAKMPTLAAMAYKYTMGQPFVYPRNDLGYTENFLRMTFSVPAEEYKVNPVLAKALDTIFILHADHEQNASTSTVRLAGSSGANPFACIAAGIACLWGPAHGGANEAALKMLEEIGTVDRIPEYIRKAKDPNDNFRLSGFGHRVYKNYDPRAKAMQIQCHKVLDEVGHGDDPTLKVAMELERIALQDEYFVSRKLYPNIDFYSGITLRALGFPTSMFTALFALARTVGWIAQWKEMLEDPHQKIGRPRQIYTGKGLRDYVPLTKR